In a single window of the Niabella ginsenosidivorans genome:
- a CDS encoding SusD/RagB family nutrient-binding outer membrane lipoprotein, whose protein sequence is MKIIQKHIMVMLITATALISCTQKFDAINTNPDKSTSSTDAWLATNMLTSITSSDITSTKGFCQPFMLSKYVLWTENQVDFQYNRIARTSFGRLSVLRNVAPMLNYAAAEPVALKNSYAALAHFIRAWQFYQLSMQVGDIPYSDALKGETEGIIKPKYDSQKDVFKGILNELDSANILFASGTDFSGDFIYKGSVDKWRRLTNSFELHVLMQLYKKTGDADLNVVNRFKDIVANRPLMRDYNDNFAVTYVNTAGYAYPWSNTPVQINSFTIYPMIGATLITPLKALQDRRLFYYAEPAPAQIAAGKAASDWDAYIGVESSDVFASTTSARATGKFCDFNKRYTDLYNAEPVGLLNYWDIQFVLAEATVRGWITGTSAQAYYAAGIQSSMSFLANYTPAGYNHGIAMDAAYIASYPASAAVALTGSTDNQIKQIITQKYLAGFLQGVDYNAWYENRRTGYPAFVLNSATNRNTPSDKFPVRWLYPQAELDHNGDNVAAAIQSQYGGVDDANQVMWLLK, encoded by the coding sequence ATGAAAATTATTCAAAAGCATATAATGGTAATGTTGATAACAGCCACAGCGCTGATATCCTGCACCCAAAAATTTGATGCCATTAATACAAACCCTGATAAATCCACTTCATCAACCGATGCCTGGTTAGCCACCAATATGTTAACCTCTATAACTTCAAGTGATATAACAAGTACCAAAGGCTTTTGCCAGCCTTTTATGCTGTCGAAATATGTGTTATGGACCGAGAATCAGGTAGACTTTCAATATAACAGAATCGCCCGCACAAGTTTTGGACGCCTATCGGTTTTACGTAATGTGGCACCCATGCTTAACTATGCAGCAGCCGAGCCTGTAGCGTTAAAAAACTCTTATGCAGCGCTGGCGCATTTTATAAGAGCCTGGCAGTTTTACCAGCTTTCCATGCAGGTAGGCGATATTCCTTATTCTGATGCCCTTAAAGGAGAAACGGAGGGTATCATTAAACCCAAATATGATAGTCAGAAAGATGTATTCAAAGGCATTCTGAATGAACTGGACAGTGCCAATATTTTATTTGCATCAGGTACCGATTTTTCAGGTGATTTTATATATAAAGGAAGTGTGGATAAATGGCGCCGTCTTACCAACAGCTTTGAACTGCATGTGCTGATGCAGTTATACAAAAAAACAGGTGATGCTGATTTAAACGTAGTAAACCGGTTTAAGGATATTGTGGCCAACAGGCCACTTATGCGCGATTACAATGATAATTTTGCAGTAACCTATGTAAATACTGCAGGATATGCATATCCCTGGAGCAACACGCCTGTACAAATCAATTCATTTACAATCTACCCAATGATAGGGGCTACATTGATTACTCCTTTAAAAGCCTTACAGGACAGGAGATTGTTCTATTATGCCGAACCTGCGCCCGCCCAGATTGCCGCAGGTAAAGCTGCTTCCGACTGGGACGCCTATATTGGAGTAGAGTCTTCCGATGTGTTTGCCAGCACTACTTCTGCAAGGGCCACTGGTAAGTTCTGCGATTTCAACAAACGTTATACAGATCTGTATAATGCAGAACCGGTAGGATTATTAAATTACTGGGATATTCAATTTGTTTTGGCGGAAGCTACTGTAAGAGGGTGGATTACTGGAACCTCAGCACAGGCATATTATGCGGCAGGTATTCAAAGCTCTATGAGCTTTCTGGCAAACTACACTCCTGCCGGTTATAATCATGGTATAGCAATGGATGCTGCTTATATTGCCAGTTATCCTGCATCGGCAGCAGTAGCGCTTACCGGTTCTACAGACAACCAGATCAAACAGATCATCACTCAAAAATATCTGGCTGGTTTTCTGCAGGGTGTTGATTACAATGCCTGGTATGAAAACAGACGCACCGGTTACCCTGCATTCGTGTTAAATAGCGCTACAAACCGTAATACGCCCTCTGATAAGTTTCCTGTGCGCTGGCTTTATCCTCAGGCTGAATTAGACCATAACGGAGATAATGTAGCTGCTGCTATTCAATCACAGTATGGAGGTGTTGATGATGCAAACCAGGTAATGTGGCTGCTTAAGTAA
- the rpsO gene encoding 30S ribosomal protein S15: MPITKERNKEIFTEFGGKATNTGSIEGQVAQLTERIAQISAHLKENKKDFSGNRGLMQLVGKRKRLLAYLQKHNLEGYRALIEKLGLRK; this comes from the coding sequence ATGCCAATTACAAAAGAAAGAAACAAAGAAATTTTTACAGAGTTTGGTGGTAAAGCTACAAATACCGGGTCTATTGAAGGCCAGGTAGCTCAGCTTACTGAGCGCATTGCACAAATAAGTGCACACCTAAAAGAAAATAAGAAAGATTTTTCAGGCAACCGGGGATTAATGCAACTGGTTGGTAAACGTAAACGTTTGCTGGCATACCTTCAGAAACACAACCTGGAAGGATATCGTGCATTAATTGAGAAACTGGGCTTAAGAAAATAA
- a CDS encoding phosphocholine-specific phospholipase C yields the protein MAIDFSRRDFLKKTGLLAGGAGVFSALPASIQKALAINPPKGSTFEDAEHIVLLMQENRSFDHCFGTLKGVRGFNDPRALRLANGNPVWLQTDQQQNTYHPFRLDMQQTRITWMGGLPHTWKDQVDARNNGQYDQWLIAKRTGYKGFEEQPMTLGYYTRGDVPFNYAFADAFTVCDQHFCSSLTGTTPNRLYFFSGALRKDGSAKNPALVRNEESDYRAESDWQTLPELLQDNGISWKVYQNEISLPSGLSNEAEPWLSNFTDNPLEWFTRFKVRRSRKYEVYLVNRLATYDKNLKELEEKIIKNPDDQKAKRVLNGLRERKKYYEAELERCRKELAAPLSDYEQILHNNAFATNDFDPDYHQTETLEYNDHGTQRKMQVPKSDVLANFRKDVKEGKLPAISWLVAPQYFSDHPSAPWFGAWYVSEVLDILTHNEELWKKTIFILTYDENDGYFDHIPPFTAPDYRNPATGTVSAGIKNIDKEFVTMDDELQQKGVSKENARQGSIGLGYRVPFVVASPWSRGGYVNSQVFDHTSVVQFIEHFASRKAGKKVQISNVSEWRRAVCGDLSSVFRPYNGEVIRQPEFLKRNAYLQRIDEAKYRPVPKAIKPLSTNQVHALQLNYKETRRYFRQENGTKPSNALPYELYAHGSLDDAGEKIRITLEAGTALFKDRSVGSPFSLYAYLPYADADADHQKIINRNWSFAVAAGEKLEYDIPLNGFAGKEYHLALFGPNGFYRELKGHAGEEQIIATCGYNHSPGKKYGQLLLTIHNCSAKSRQVIIKDNSYEQQDIRKAVAPNAILNLVLSLEKSYGWYDCSVLLKSHQGFERRFAGRVETGKESFSDPAMAQ from the coding sequence ATGGCTATTGATTTTTCAAGAAGGGATTTTTTAAAGAAGACAGGCCTGCTGGCCGGTGGCGCGGGCGTTTTTTCCGCGCTTCCTGCTTCTATACAAAAAGCGCTGGCCATTAATCCGCCCAAAGGTTCCACCTTTGAAGATGCAGAGCATATTGTATTGCTGATGCAGGAGAACCGCTCTTTTGACCATTGTTTTGGCACCCTGAAGGGAGTAAGAGGTTTTAATGATCCGCGCGCTTTAAGGCTGGCAAACGGGAACCCCGTATGGCTGCAGACAGACCAGCAGCAAAACACCTATCACCCCTTCCGGCTGGATATGCAGCAAACCCGGATCACCTGGATGGGAGGCCTTCCCCACACCTGGAAAGACCAGGTGGATGCACGCAACAACGGGCAGTATGATCAGTGGCTGATAGCCAAAAGAACAGGATATAAAGGTTTTGAAGAACAACCGATGACACTGGGCTATTATACCCGGGGAGACGTTCCTTTTAACTATGCTTTTGCAGATGCATTCACTGTTTGTGATCAGCACTTCTGTTCCTCTCTTACCGGTACTACTCCCAACCGGTTGTACTTTTTTTCCGGGGCGCTCCGGAAAGACGGATCCGCCAAAAATCCTGCCCTGGTACGAAACGAAGAATCAGATTACAGGGCAGAATCCGACTGGCAAACCCTTCCTGAACTGTTGCAGGATAACGGCATCTCCTGGAAAGTATACCAGAATGAAATCAGCCTTCCATCGGGTCTTAGTAATGAGGCCGAACCCTGGCTGAGCAATTTTACAGACAATCCGCTGGAGTGGTTCACCCGGTTTAAGGTGCGCCGCTCCCGGAAATATGAAGTTTACCTCGTAAACAGGCTGGCCACTTATGATAAAAATCTAAAGGAACTGGAAGAAAAAATCATAAAAAACCCGGACGATCAGAAGGCCAAACGGGTACTGAATGGTCTGCGCGAACGCAAAAAATACTATGAAGCAGAGTTGGAACGCTGCCGTAAAGAACTGGCAGCTCCTTTGAGCGATTATGAACAGATACTGCATAATAATGCCTTTGCCACAAATGATTTTGACCCGGATTATCATCAAACAGAAACCCTGGAATATAATGACCACGGAACTCAGCGAAAGATGCAGGTGCCCAAATCGGATGTATTGGCCAATTTCCGCAAAGATGTAAAAGAAGGGAAACTTCCGGCCATATCCTGGCTGGTAGCACCGCAGTATTTTTCAGACCATCCTTCTGCCCCCTGGTTCGGCGCATGGTATGTTTCTGAAGTACTGGATATATTAACGCACAACGAAGAACTCTGGAAAAAAACGATCTTTATTCTTACTTATGACGAAAACGATGGATATTTTGACCATATTCCGCCGTTCACTGCACCAGACTACCGGAATCCCGCTACAGGCACCGTATCCGCCGGCATCAAAAATATTGATAAGGAATTTGTAACAATGGACGATGAACTTCAACAGAAAGGCGTGTCAAAAGAGAATGCGCGGCAAGGGTCCATTGGCCTGGGTTACCGTGTTCCCTTTGTGGTAGCCAGCCCCTGGTCAAGAGGAGGTTATGTAAACTCACAGGTATTTGATCATACTTCAGTAGTTCAGTTTATTGAGCATTTTGCTTCCCGCAAAGCAGGCAAAAAAGTACAGATCTCCAATGTTTCCGAGTGGAGAAGGGCCGTTTGCGGAGATCTTTCTTCCGTTTTCCGGCCTTATAATGGTGAAGTCATCCGGCAGCCGGAATTCCTGAAAAGAAATGCTTACCTGCAGCGTATTGACGAAGCAAAGTACCGCCCTGTTCCCAAAGCAATAAAGCCGCTTTCGACAAATCAGGTCCACGCCCTCCAACTGAATTATAAAGAAACCCGCAGGTATTTCAGACAGGAGAATGGTACAAAACCCTCCAATGCACTCCCCTATGAACTGTATGCGCATGGAAGCCTGGACGATGCCGGAGAAAAGATACGTATTACCTTAGAAGCAGGAACTGCCCTTTTCAAAGATCGGTCCGTGGGCAGCCCGTTTTCCTTATATGCCTATCTTCCCTATGCGGATGCAGATGCTGATCATCAAAAGATCATCAATCGCAACTGGTCCTTTGCTGTAGCGGCCGGAGAAAAGCTGGAATATGATATTCCACTGAACGGCTTTGCCGGAAAAGAATATCACCTGGCGCTTTTTGGCCCCAATGGCTTTTACAGGGAACTGAAAGGGCATGCAGGGGAAGAGCAGATCATAGCAACTTGCGGATATAACCATTCACCCGGCAAAAAATACGGGCAGTTGCTATTGACCATTCACAATTGTTCTGCAAAAAGCCGGCAGGTCATCATTAAAGATAACAGCTATGAGCAGCAGGATATCCGTAAGGCCGTTGCGCCTAATGCCATATTGAACCTTGTTCTTTCTTTAGAAAAAAGCTATGGATGGTATGACTGCTCTGTATTATTAAAATCCCATCAGGGCTTTGAACGTAGATTTGCCGGCAGGGTGGAAACCGGTAAGGAATCGTTCAGTGATCCGGCAATGGCACAGTAG
- the pnp gene encoding polyribonucleotide nucleotidyltransferase, producing the protein MLQQPIRKVFDIGDGREVTIETGRLARQADGSVTVSMGKCMLLATVVANKEPKEGQSFFPLTVDYQEKFASAGRIPGSFFKREGRLSDYEVLTSRLIDRALRPLFPDDYLCEVQVLVTLISSDPEILPDAMACLAASAALAVSDVPIKEIISEVRIGRVNGQFKINPTRSEMENSDMDFIIAATEKNLMMVEGESEECSEDDLVAALGVAHEAIRVQIKAQEELRALKGVSGKREYTKPAQDEALREKVYGFAQSKVYEVAKGKLGKHERTDRFEAIEEEMLKSFEEAATEEAPFTDEQKKMAKNYFHDLQYDVVRDMILNERIRLDGRSLTEIRPLDMEVDVLPSPHGSALFTRGETQSLTTVTLGTALDELLVESAAKSEYSKFILHYNFPPFSTGEVKMMRGPGRREVGHGNLAMRSLKQMMPDSGDDFGYTVRVVSDILESNGSSSMATVCAGSLALMDAGVPIPKHVSGIAMGLITKEEKFAILSDILGDEDHLGDMDFKVTGTRDGICGVQMDIKVDGLPMEVMKQALEQAKAGRLHILEAMYKTIPEARAEVKPHAPRVVKMFIDKEFIGAVIGPGGKVIQEMQRETGTTINIEEVNNRGEISIFGIEKTAVEKAENWIKGIVAVPVVGEVYDAVVKGIKEFGAFVEFLPGKQGLVHISEISWKRLETLDGVVKEGDSMKVKLIGTDPKSGKFKLSRKALIPRPEKKENKGEASSPASGNN; encoded by the coding sequence ATGTTACAACAACCTATCAGAAAGGTATTTGATATAGGAGATGGAAGAGAAGTGACCATAGAAACCGGCCGCCTGGCCCGCCAGGCCGATGGATCAGTGACGGTGTCTATGGGTAAATGTATGTTGCTGGCTACTGTAGTAGCCAATAAAGAACCCAAGGAAGGCCAGAGCTTTTTTCCTTTAACGGTGGACTATCAGGAGAAGTTTGCTTCTGCCGGCCGTATACCGGGCTCTTTCTTTAAAAGGGAAGGCCGTTTGAGCGATTATGAGGTATTGACCTCCCGGCTGATTGACCGGGCATTGCGTCCTCTGTTCCCCGATGATTATTTATGCGAGGTGCAGGTGCTGGTAACGCTGATCAGCAGTGATCCTGAAATATTGCCGGATGCTATGGCCTGCCTGGCTGCATCTGCTGCTTTGGCAGTGTCTGATGTGCCTATTAAAGAAATTATCAGCGAAGTGCGGATTGGCCGCGTGAACGGACAGTTTAAAATAAATCCCACCCGTTCTGAAATGGAAAACTCTGATATGGACTTTATCATTGCGGCTACTGAAAAGAACCTGATGATGGTAGAGGGAGAGTCTGAAGAGTGCAGCGAGGATGACCTGGTGGCAGCATTGGGTGTGGCGCATGAAGCCATCCGTGTTCAGATTAAGGCGCAGGAAGAACTACGTGCGCTTAAAGGTGTTTCCGGAAAAAGGGAATACACCAAACCAGCCCAGGATGAAGCGTTACGTGAAAAAGTGTACGGCTTTGCACAGTCAAAAGTGTATGAAGTGGCTAAAGGAAAGCTGGGCAAACATGAACGTACTGACCGCTTTGAAGCTATTGAGGAAGAAATGCTGAAAAGCTTTGAAGAAGCCGCCACCGAAGAAGCTCCTTTTACCGATGAACAAAAGAAAATGGCGAAAAACTATTTTCATGACCTGCAGTATGACGTGGTAAGAGACATGATCCTGAATGAGCGCATAAGACTGGACGGCCGCTCTTTAACAGAGATCAGGCCGCTGGATATGGAAGTGGATGTTTTACCTTCTCCCCACGGATCAGCATTATTTACACGTGGTGAAACACAATCATTAACTACTGTTACCTTAGGTACAGCTTTAGATGAATTACTGGTGGAATCAGCTGCCAAATCAGAATATTCCAAATTTATTCTGCATTATAATTTTCCTCCGTTCTCAACCGGCGAAGTGAAAATGATGCGGGGCCCCGGCCGTAGAGAAGTAGGACATGGCAACCTGGCCATGCGGTCTTTGAAACAAATGATGCCGGACAGCGGGGATGATTTTGGTTATACGGTTCGCGTGGTGAGCGATATTCTGGAATCGAATGGTTCATCTTCTATGGCTACTGTTTGCGCCGGCTCTCTTGCGTTAATGGACGCGGGTGTGCCCATTCCAAAGCATGTATCCGGAATTGCTATGGGATTGATTACCAAAGAAGAAAAGTTCGCTATTTTAAGTGATATTTTAGGCGATGAGGATCACCTGGGCGATATGGACTTTAAAGTTACCGGTACCCGTGATGGTATTTGCGGTGTACAAATGGACATAAAGGTAGACGGCCTTCCTATGGAAGTAATGAAGCAGGCCCTGGAGCAGGCAAAAGCCGGCCGTCTGCATATTCTGGAAGCCATGTATAAAACAATTCCGGAAGCACGTGCTGAGGTAAAACCGCATGCACCACGTGTTGTGAAAATGTTTATCGACAAAGAATTTATTGGTGCTGTGATAGGGCCTGGTGGTAAAGTGATCCAGGAAATGCAACGGGAAACCGGAACCACCATTAATATTGAAGAAGTCAATAACAGGGGTGAGATCAGCATTTTTGGTATTGAGAAGACTGCTGTTGAAAAGGCAGAAAACTGGATCAAAGGTATTGTTGCCGTTCCTGTTGTAGGTGAAGTATATGATGCCGTTGTGAAAGGTATTAAGGAATTTGGAGCTTTTGTGGAATTCCTGCCCGGCAAACAGGGCCTGGTACATATCAGTGAAATCAGCTGGAAGCGCCTGGAAACCCTGGATGGGGTAGTAAAAGAAGGTGATTCTATGAAAGTAAAGCTGATCGGTACAGATCCTAAATCCGGCAAGTTTAAATTGTCGCGCAAGGCACTGATTCCCCGCCCGGAGAAAAAAGAGAACAAGGGGGAAGCATCCAGCCCGGCATCCGGAAATAATTGA
- a CDS encoding SusC/RagA family TonB-linked outer membrane protein has product MKLCIALVLITASQVAARAGYGQESISLKIEEARLSTVLKIIQKKTDYRFVYSNKVVDDFGTVDIRVVNIPVLDLLPRVLNGTGLQFQQISDNLIVISEKAGIRKNIIVKGVVKDKNGDPVAGATVSSSKGQVTSTNNEGEYSIETDEYAELTFSYVGYATQTIKINSQQIINVVFEEGNRALTEVVVTALGITREAKALGYAVQKVSGNEIQTVKGVDAATSLTGKVSGLVIKNSTEFNATPTIELRGETPMLVIDGVPYSNMTLRDIPTDNIEDISVLKGPTAAALYGSKGTSGAIMITTKKGKGRGLAIDINSNTMIASGYLAIPKVQTSYGHGIDGEISTDYVWGPKLDIGDSAIQWNPITKQKEMMPLVSSGKNNLKNFLETGLVTNNNITVTQSGENGFFRAGVNHIYNKGQFPNEKLNILNYTMSGALKIGQKFSLESSMGYTWQQSPQVWGQGYGAQGYIYQLQMWTGPDYDIRQYKDYWVTPNEKQNWLYDAWYDNPYLIAYEKLDGINKNKLNASLTANYKFTKDLNLMFRTGYDFYKDEETVQSPAGINSTRGGSSGNTFSWNYSGKGMFGMNQLWGFSTNNDLILTYDKKLSNFDINLLGGGSITYFVDREMGAQTRNGLAIPGWYSLANAVPSTTAGVDALINNYGTWRQQVNSLYGKASVSWNKIAYLDITGRNDWSSTQPASQRSYFYPSFAGSVILSQFISMPQAVDLWKVRGSWTQGKKPAGIYDNNRTYTPSTSWGLPSSSYPSNILSYDLYPSVTRTWEVGTEAYFLKGRLHVDLAYFNKYYYDQQISPDISSASGFSSTLINTKETYVRKGIEVTVDGTVIKRKNFEWRSLINYSFNHNYYVDLDPVYTADKLWIKKGARKDVYVSQPLLRDPQGNLILVGGLVASSPYEANMGYTDPKFSFGFSNNFIIHNFIIGLSIDGRIGGIMYDYIWNKMFDSGTNPETDTKWRYDQVVNGLNNYVGEGVKVVSGEATYDKYGRILTDTRVFAPNDVEVGYQSFMRELNNTDSYEHGLKNQSFVKLREISVGYKIPSKLYSRTGIKNASVSLTAQNVFLWTKFTFSDPDLGDENLNAPSQRMLGLNIKLGL; this is encoded by the coding sequence ATGAAGTTATGTATTGCCCTGGTGCTTATAACCGCTTCGCAGGTTGCAGCACGCGCCGGCTACGGGCAGGAATCAATCAGTTTAAAAATAGAAGAGGCCCGGCTGTCCACCGTTTTAAAGATCATCCAGAAAAAAACCGATTACCGGTTTGTATACAGCAATAAGGTTGTTGATGATTTTGGCACAGTAGACATTAGAGTTGTGAACATACCCGTTTTAGATTTATTACCAAGAGTGCTTAATGGCACAGGGCTTCAGTTTCAGCAAATAAGTGACAATCTCATTGTTATTTCAGAAAAAGCAGGCATAAGAAAAAACATTATTGTAAAAGGAGTAGTAAAAGATAAAAATGGCGATCCGGTAGCCGGTGCCACTGTTTCATCCAGTAAAGGGCAGGTTACATCAACTAACAATGAAGGTGAGTATAGCATAGAAACCGATGAATATGCTGAACTTACATTCAGCTACGTGGGCTATGCTACCCAAACCATTAAAATAAACAGCCAGCAAATTATAAATGTAGTGTTTGAAGAAGGTAACCGCGCATTAACAGAAGTAGTGGTAACAGCATTGGGCATTACCCGCGAAGCAAAAGCGCTGGGTTACGCTGTGCAAAAAGTAAGCGGTAATGAAATTCAAACCGTAAAAGGGGTGGATGCGGCCACTTCGCTTACCGGCAAGGTATCGGGCCTCGTTATAAAGAATTCAACCGAATTTAACGCCACTCCTACCATTGAACTGCGCGGGGAAACACCAATGCTGGTTATTGACGGTGTCCCATACAGTAATATGACTTTGCGTGATATACCAACAGATAATATCGAAGATATCAGTGTACTGAAAGGGCCCACCGCTGCGGCTTTGTATGGTTCCAAGGGCACCAGCGGTGCTATTATGATTACCACCAAAAAAGGAAAAGGCAGGGGACTGGCTATTGATATCAACAGTAATACCATGATTGCATCGGGATACCTGGCCATACCGAAAGTGCAAACCTCTTATGGTCATGGTATCGATGGCGAAATTTCTACCGACTATGTTTGGGGGCCAAAATTAGATATTGGCGATAGTGCCATACAATGGAACCCCATTACCAAGCAAAAAGAAATGATGCCCCTTGTATCGAGCGGTAAAAACAACCTGAAAAACTTCCTCGAAACCGGGCTGGTCACCAATAACAATATCACGGTTACCCAAAGTGGCGAAAACGGATTTTTCAGGGCAGGCGTTAACCACATTTATAACAAAGGACAGTTTCCCAATGAAAAACTGAATATTCTTAACTATACTATGAGCGGTGCGTTAAAAATAGGGCAGAAATTCAGCCTGGAAAGCAGCATGGGCTATACCTGGCAGCAATCGCCCCAGGTATGGGGACAAGGTTATGGGGCCCAGGGGTACATTTACCAGTTGCAGATGTGGACAGGACCGGATTACGACATCCGCCAGTACAAGGATTATTGGGTAACGCCCAATGAGAAACAAAACTGGCTGTATGATGCCTGGTATGATAACCCTTATCTGATTGCTTATGAAAAATTAGACGGCATTAACAAAAACAAGCTCAATGCCAGCCTTACTGCCAATTATAAGTTCACCAAAGATCTGAACCTGATGTTCCGCACCGGCTACGATTTTTATAAAGACGAGGAAACGGTACAAAGTCCTGCAGGTATTAATTCTACGCGGGGCGGATCAAGCGGAAACACCTTTAGCTGGAATTACAGTGGTAAAGGAATGTTTGGTATGAACCAGCTATGGGGCTTCAGTACCAATAATGACCTGATATTAACGTACGATAAAAAACTAAGTAATTTCGACATCAACTTACTGGGAGGCGGAAGCATTACCTATTTTGTTGACCGGGAAATGGGCGCTCAAACTCGCAATGGTCTTGCCATACCCGGATGGTATTCCCTTGCTAATGCAGTTCCATCAACAACGGCCGGCGTGGATGCCCTCATCAACAACTACGGTACCTGGCGGCAGCAGGTAAATAGTCTGTATGGTAAAGCCTCTGTTAGCTGGAACAAAATTGCCTATTTGGATATCACCGGGCGTAATGACTGGAGTTCTACCCAGCCAGCCTCGCAACGGTCTTATTTTTACCCGTCTTTTGCCGGAAGCGTCATACTTTCTCAGTTTATCTCAATGCCGCAGGCAGTAGATCTGTGGAAGGTGCGTGGCTCCTGGACACAGGGTAAAAAACCAGCGGGTATATATGACAATAACCGTACCTACACCCCCAGCACCTCATGGGGGCTGCCCAGTTCCAGCTACCCATCCAACATACTGAGCTACGACTTATACCCATCGGTAACAAGAACCTGGGAAGTAGGTACAGAGGCGTATTTCCTGAAGGGGCGCCTGCATGTAGATCTGGCTTATTTCAACAAGTATTATTATGATCAGCAAATCAGCCCCGACATTTCTTCAGCCTCCGGTTTCTCATCCACTCTTATTAACACCAAAGAAACTTATGTAAGAAAAGGTATTGAAGTAACTGTGGACGGGACTGTTATTAAAAGAAAGAATTTTGAATGGCGTTCTTTAATCAATTATTCTTTCAATCACAATTATTATGTGGATTTAGATCCGGTTTATACGGCCGATAAACTTTGGATTAAAAAAGGTGCAAGAAAAGATGTGTATGTTTCCCAGCCCTTATTAAGAGATCCCCAGGGCAATTTGATTCTTGTAGGCGGCCTGGTAGCTTCAAGCCCCTATGAAGCCAATATGGGATATACCGATCCTAAATTTTCATTCGGCTTTTCAAACAATTTTATCATCCACAACTTTATTATCGGGCTTAGCATTGATGGGCGCATAGGTGGAATTATGTATGATTATATCTGGAACAAAATGTTTGACAGCGGTACCAACCCCGAAACAGATACCAAATGGCGTTATGACCAGGTGGTAAACGGCCTTAACAATTATGTGGGTGAGGGAGTAAAAGTGGTTTCCGGAGAAGCTACCTACGATAAGTACGGACGCATTCTTACAGATACCCGCGTATTTGCCCCCAATGATGTGGAAGTAGGTTATCAGAGTTTTATGCGCGAATTGAATAATACAGATAGTTATGAGCATGGTTTAAAAAACCAATCCTTCGTTAAACTAAGAGAGATATCTGTAGGATACAAGATCCCATCAAAATTATATAGCAGAACAGGTATTAAAAATGCTTCTGTGTCTTTGACCGCACAGAATGTGTTCCTGTGGACAAAGTTCACTTTCTCTGATCCGGATCTGGGAGATGAAAATTTAAACGCTCCCTCACAGCGCATGCTGGGCCTGAACATCAAACTGGGATTATAA
- a CDS encoding YciI family protein: protein MKYIVLFREPDGRKEQHTPEAIQQHQENWKQWMDELISKGTINGGSGLTLNGRMIAPDGNTITTDIHKNGEEIVGGFLLINAGDLDEAAGIIKSCPIFEFGGYAEIRELQNQ, encoded by the coding sequence ATGAAGTATATCGTTTTATTTCGCGAGCCTGATGGCAGAAAAGAGCAGCACACCCCGGAAGCCATTCAACAGCACCAGGAAAACTGGAAACAGTGGATGGATGAGCTGATCAGCAAAGGCACGATTAATGGAGGCAGCGGACTAACGCTGAATGGCAGAATGATTGCACCGGATGGTAATACCATTACAACTGATATTCATAAAAACGGAGAAGAGATTGTTGGTGGTTTCCTCCTGATCAATGCAGGAGACCTGGATGAAGCAGCCGGCATTATTAAAAGCTGCCCTATTTTTGAGTTTGGAGGATACGCAGAAATACGGGAGCTTCAGAATCAATAA
- a CDS encoding DUF6157 family protein has protein sequence MKPHTTNYFDTFIRVAEDCPVQQGQVPPLKDNKKTAASIQFEMIHKNPYKYTSDDVLFQVYACKNDLTRAQYKKEQEKFFSKGQPCLRASPLTKRYGWGIHSNAEGKIALYSVGSKEYEDFSKDKRLKVLKAMRSGR, from the coding sequence ATGAAACCACATACTACTAATTATTTTGATACATTTATCCGGGTTGCAGAAGACTGCCCTGTACAACAGGGCCAGGTTCCCCCTTTAAAAGACAACAAAAAAACTGCAGCCAGCATCCAGTTTGAAATGATTCATAAGAATCCCTATAAATATACCTCGGACGATGTGCTGTTTCAGGTATATGCCTGTAAAAATGATCTTACCAGAGCACAATATAAAAAGGAGCAGGAAAAGTTCTTTTCAAAGGGCCAGCCATGTTTGCGGGCCTCCCCGCTTACCAAACGTTACGGATGGGGCATACACAGCAATGCTGAAGGAAAAATAGCCCTCTACAGTGTCGGGTCAAAAGAATATGAAGATTTTTCAAAAGATAAGAGGTTAAAGGTTCTGAAGGCGATGCGGTCCGGCCGGTAA